Proteins from one Deltaproteobacteria bacterium genomic window:
- a CDS encoding MlaE family lipid ABC transporter permease subunit yields MRNLLQRLGEEFIYFLTQAGRMGLFLFSCLIRVVTPPFKLQPIIKQIHFIGSRSMFVIIFTGAFTGMVLGLQGFYTLRKFGSEGLLGSAVALSLIRELGPVLTALMVIGRAGSAICAEIGIMRNSEQIDALECMAIDPYRYLMVPKFVAGIVSLPLLTFMFDVIGILGGFLVGVVLLGVNQGTYFQSMYASVDWNDIWMGIVKSLVFGLLIIWISASKGYFLHLERSGGFGAEGVSRTTTSAVVLASVTILVWDYLLSAILL; encoded by the coding sequence ATGAGAAACCTTTTGCAAAGACTGGGCGAGGAATTCATCTACTTCCTGACGCAGGCGGGCAGGATGGGCCTCTTTCTCTTTTCCTGCCTGATACGCGTGGTGACGCCCCCCTTCAAACTTCAGCCCATCATCAAGCAGATCCACTTCATCGGCTCCCGGTCAATGTTCGTGATCATATTCACCGGGGCATTCACGGGCATGGTCCTGGGTTTGCAGGGGTTCTACACGCTCAGGAAATTCGGCTCCGAGGGGCTCCTGGGATCGGCAGTTGCCCTGAGCCTGATCCGCGAACTGGGGCCGGTTTTAACCGCCCTGATGGTGATCGGGCGCGCCGGTTCGGCCATCTGCGCCGAGATCGGCATCATGAGGAACTCGGAACAGATCGATGCCCTGGAGTGCATGGCCATCGACCCCTACAGGTACCTCATGGTGCCGAAATTTGTGGCCGGCATCGTTTCCCTGCCCCTGCTCACCTTCATGTTCGATGTGATAGGGATACTCGGCGGGTTCCTCGTGGGCGTCGTCCTTCTGGGAGTGAACCAGGGCACCTACTTTCAGAGCATGTACGCCAGCGTGGACTGGAATGATATCTGGATGGGGATCGTGAAATCGCTGGTTTTCGGTTTGCTCATCATATGGATCTCGGCGTCGAAAGGCTATTTTCTCCACCTCGAGCGGTCGGGCGGTTTCGGGGCGGAAGGGGTGAGCAGGACAACGACGAGCGCCGTCGTGCTCGCATCGGTTACCATCCTCGTCTGGGATTACCTCCTCAGCGCGATTCTCCTCTGA